One genomic segment of Vibrio quintilis includes these proteins:
- the cysD gene encoding sulfate adenylyltransferase subunit CysD: MDQQRLTHLKQLEAESIHIIREVAAEFGNPVMMYSIGKDSSVMLHLARKAFYPGKIPFPLLHVDTNWKFREMIAFRDRTAEKYGFDLLVHKNPEGLAMGINPFVHGSSKHTDIMKTQGLKQALDKYGFDAAFGGARRDEEKSRAKERVYSFRDKNHTWDPKNQRPELWHTYNGQINKGESIRVFPLSNWTELDIWQYIYLEGIDIVPLYFAKERPVVERDGMLIMVDDDRMELRPDEVIENKSVRFRTLGCYPLTGAIESTAGTLPEIIEEMLVATSSERQGRAIDHDQSGSMEMKKRQGYF, encoded by the coding sequence ATGGATCAACAACGCTTAACTCATTTAAAACAATTAGAAGCTGAAAGTATTCATATTATTCGTGAAGTTGCAGCTGAATTCGGAAATCCGGTGATGATGTATTCCATCGGTAAAGATTCGTCAGTCATGCTTCATCTGGCTCGTAAAGCTTTTTATCCGGGAAAAATTCCGTTTCCGTTGCTCCATGTCGATACCAACTGGAAGTTTCGTGAAATGATCGCTTTTCGCGATCGCACTGCTGAAAAGTATGGGTTTGATTTGCTTGTGCATAAAAACCCGGAAGGTCTTGCTATGGGCATTAATCCATTCGTTCATGGTTCTTCAAAGCATACTGATATCATGAAAACCCAGGGACTAAAACAGGCGCTGGATAAGTATGGTTTTGATGCCGCATTTGGTGGTGCCCGCAGGGATGAAGAGAAATCCCGTGCGAAAGAGCGGGTCTACTCATTCAGAGATAAAAATCACACCTGGGATCCAAAAAATCAACGTCCGGAATTGTGGCATACCTACAATGGTCAGATTAATAAGGGCGAAAGCATCCGGGTATTCCCTCTTTCTAACTGGACTGAATTGGATATCTGGCAATATATCTATCTGGAAGGTATTGATATTGTACCGCTTTATTTTGCCAAAGAGCGTCCGGTTGTCGAAAGAGATGGCATGTTGATTATGGTCGATGATGATCGTATGGAACTTCGTCCTGATGAGGTGATTGAAAATAAGTCAGTGCGTTTCCGTACATTAGGCTGTTACCCGCTCACCGGAGCAATTGAATCTACTGCAGGCACATTACCTGAAATCATCGAGGAAATGCTTGTCGCGACATCCAGTGAGCGACAGGGGCGGGCGATCGATCATGATCAGTCTGGTTCGATGGAGATGAAAAAACGTCAGGGTTATTTCTAA
- the cobA gene encoding uroporphyrinogen-III C-methyltransferase has protein sequence MANHKVVTRLPVQNQHLSSLQTTNMKDAIPHLTKSRLKAGEVALVGAGPGDPELLTVKALNFIQQADVLLYDYLVSDEIKALFPADAILVCVGKRAGHHSVPQEKTNKLLVDFAQHGYRVVRIKGGDPFMFGRGGEELEVLFEAGVKFQVVPGITAAAGATAYAGIPLTHRDYAQSAVFVTGHVKAESDEMDWGMLARTNQTLVIYMGLMKSAYIQQQLVEHGRAASTPVAIIERGTQSAQKIFKGTLSDLPELAVEAQSPALIVIGDVVKLSDQLHWFGEKDFSSHVSSMHKEQYA, from the coding sequence ATGGCAAACCACAAGGTAGTGACTCGCCTTCCGGTCCAGAATCAGCATTTGTCATCATTACAGACTACAAATATGAAAGATGCCATTCCGCATTTGACAAAAAGTCGCCTGAAAGCTGGTGAAGTTGCTTTGGTCGGCGCAGGCCCGGGAGACCCGGAACTCTTGACTGTCAAGGCGTTGAACTTTATTCAGCAGGCAGATGTGTTACTCTATGATTACCTGGTTTCTGATGAAATTAAGGCATTGTTTCCCGCAGATGCCATACTGGTTTGTGTCGGGAAAAGAGCTGGTCACCATAGTGTTCCTCAAGAAAAAACCAATAAACTTCTCGTTGATTTTGCGCAACATGGATATCGTGTTGTCCGCATCAAGGGAGGCGATCCCTTTATGTTTGGCAGAGGCGGAGAAGAACTTGAAGTGCTGTTTGAAGCTGGCGTGAAATTCCAGGTTGTTCCCGGTATCACGGCTGCTGCCGGAGCGACGGCTTATGCAGGTATACCTTTGACTCATCGTGATTATGCGCAGTCAGCCGTATTTGTTACCGGACATGTAAAAGCTGAAAGTGATGAAATGGACTGGGGAATGCTGGCCAGAACGAATCAGACTCTCGTCATTTATATGGGATTGATGAAGTCTGCTTATATTCAGCAGCAGCTGGTTGAGCACGGTCGTGCAGCCAGTACACCTGTTGCGATTATTGAACGTGGAACTCAATCGGCACAAAAAATATTTAAGGGAACGCTTAGCGATTTGCCGGAGCTTGCAGTTGAGGCACAATCTCCGGCATTAATCGTGATTGGTGATGTTGTTAAACTTTCTGACCAGCTGCACTGGTTCGGAGAAAAAGATTTCTCATCACATGTCAGCAGTATGCATAAAGAGCAATACGCATAA
- a CDS encoding bifunctional 2',3'-cyclic-nucleotide 2'-phosphodiesterase/3'-nucleotidase, whose product MKTSIKTVVYAGLVTFSGLSVAETLHLRIIETTDIHANIMDYDYYKDKTSEKIGLSRAASLVKQARSEVENSVLVDNGDLIQGSPMGDYMAAHGIKPMEVHPVYQAMNLLNYDVGNIGNHEFNYGLSFLRETINDANFPYVNANIYDAKSGKHYFKPYIIKSYTFTDTTGQPQKIKIGYIGFAPPQIMVWDKKNLTGKVTTQDIKKTAEKLIPKMKKEGAQVIVAIPHSGLSTLPYHLNAENSVYYLSEVKGIDAITFGHAHAVFPGKGFDNLPDIDNKKGTINGIASVMPGRWGSHVGVIDLVLKTQNNQWIVADSHSEARPVYDKKTHHSLAKADPQITHAVAKAHKATRKFVNQPIGRSSDVMYSYLALVQDDPTIQIVNLAQKAYVEQFIQGDPDLDGLPVLSAAAPFKAGGRKNDPSNYTEVESGQLTFRNAADLYLYPNTLVALKVTGKEVKEWLECSAAQFNQINPESPAPQYLINWDGFRTYNFDVIDGVQYQIDVTQPAKYDGECKVINSDAARIIKLTYQGHPVKDDQPFIVATNNYRAYGNKFPGTGSSHIAFDSPDENRTILANFITDVSRKHHEVQPKADNNWSFAPIHSSQPLDIRFETAPGDKSSDFIQKYGFYPMTYLMTDEEGFAVYRLQLNKQD is encoded by the coding sequence CTGAAAACGTCAATTAAGACAGTTGTATATGCTGGGTTAGTAACATTCTCTGGTTTATCCGTCGCAGAAACACTGCATCTTCGTATTATCGAAACAACTGATATTCATGCGAATATCATGGATTATGATTATTATAAGGATAAAACATCTGAAAAAATTGGTCTGAGCCGTGCGGCATCACTCGTAAAACAGGCCCGCAGCGAAGTGGAGAATAGTGTCCTGGTCGATAATGGTGACCTGATTCAGGGAAGCCCGATGGGAGATTACATGGCAGCTCACGGTATTAAGCCCATGGAAGTACACCCGGTCTATCAGGCAATGAACCTGTTGAATTATGATGTAGGCAATATCGGAAACCACGAATTCAACTATGGCCTGTCATTTCTGCGTGAAACGATCAATGATGCAAATTTTCCGTATGTCAACGCGAATATTTACGATGCTAAATCGGGCAAGCATTACTTTAAACCATACATTATCAAATCTTATACATTTACGGATACAACAGGCCAGCCACAAAAAATTAAAATTGGCTATATTGGATTTGCTCCCCCTCAAATTATGGTTTGGGATAAGAAAAACCTGACAGGCAAAGTGACAACTCAGGATATAAAAAAGACCGCTGAAAAACTCATTCCCAAAATGAAGAAAGAGGGAGCTCAGGTGATTGTCGCTATTCCTCACTCAGGGTTATCAACATTGCCTTATCACCTGAATGCTGAGAATTCAGTTTACTACCTGTCAGAAGTCAAAGGGATTGATGCAATCACTTTTGGCCATGCTCATGCGGTCTTTCCGGGGAAAGGGTTTGATAACCTGCCTGACATAGATAATAAAAAGGGAACAATTAACGGTATTGCGTCAGTCATGCCCGGACGATGGGGCAGTCATGTAGGAGTAATTGATTTAGTATTGAAGACTCAGAATAATCAATGGATCGTCGCAGATAGTCATTCTGAAGCCCGGCCGGTTTATGATAAAAAAACTCACCACTCTCTGGCTAAGGCAGATCCACAGATCACTCATGCTGTTGCCAAAGCTCATAAGGCAACCCGGAAATTTGTCAATCAGCCTATTGGTCGCTCATCTGATGTTATGTACAGCTATCTGGCGCTTGTCCAGGATGATCCAACGATTCAAATCGTCAACCTGGCCCAAAAAGCTTATGTAGAGCAATTTATTCAGGGAGATCCCGATTTAGACGGACTACCGGTTTTATCTGCAGCTGCACCTTTTAAAGCAGGGGGAAGAAAGAATGATCCTTCTAATTATACTGAAGTTGAATCCGGCCAGTTAACATTCCGTAATGCTGCAGATCTATATCTTTATCCAAATACTCTGGTCGCTCTGAAAGTCACTGGAAAAGAGGTCAAAGAATGGCTGGAATGTTCCGCAGCACAATTCAACCAAATCAATCCGGAGAGCCCTGCCCCTCAGTATCTGATTAACTGGGATGGATTCAGAACTTATAATTTTGATGTCATTGATGGTGTTCAGTACCAGATTGATGTCACTCAACCCGCAAAATATGACGGGGAATGTAAAGTTATCAATTCTGATGCGGCCAGAATAATAAAACTGACATATCAAGGTCATCCGGTCAAAGACGATCAACCGTTCATTGTTGCAACTAATAATTATCGTGCTTACGGAAATAAATTCCCCGGTACAGGGTCTTCCCATATTGCTTTTGACTCACCGGATGAAAACCGGACCATTCTGGCAAATTTCATTACAGATGTGAGTCGCAAGCACCACGAAGTTCAGCCAAAAGCTGACAATAACTGGAGTTTTGCGCCAATTCATTCATCACAACCATTAGATATTCGTTTTGAGACCGCTCCGGGAGACAAATCATCAGATTTCATTCAAAAGTATGGATTTTATCCTATGACCTATCTGATGACTGATGAAGAAGGTTTTGCCGTTTATCGCTTACAACTAAATAAACAGGATTAA
- a CDS encoding LysM-like peptidoglycan-binding domain-containing protein — protein sequence MLVVKNLQVIHLSRSLWIRLPQPHRRLLSFLIPVFIVIVFIPWPQNSSTVNQQLSVSNQRVEIELNNPEVLSEQSGGSLQQSLTSAASEKRSTTAWVAYKIQEGDTLSKFFRKNSLPITDLNALLKIEGSEKPLSDIKPGQLIRYKLTAKGQLDILQLEKKEQSVMFFRLSDGGFGRSK from the coding sequence ATGCTCGTTGTAAAAAATCTCCAGGTCATTCATCTTTCCCGTTCACTATGGATAAGATTACCTCAACCTCACCGGAGACTGCTTTCCTTCCTGATTCCTGTTTTTATTGTGATTGTGTTTATACCCTGGCCTCAGAATTCTTCAACTGTAAATCAACAATTATCTGTCAGTAATCAACGTGTTGAGATCGAGTTAAATAATCCTGAAGTTTTAAGTGAGCAAAGTGGTGGCAGTCTTCAGCAGTCATTGACATCCGCTGCTTCGGAGAAACGTTCTACGACGGCTTGGGTTGCTTACAAAATTCAGGAAGGAGATACTCTTTCAAAATTTTTCAGAAAAAACAGTTTGCCTATAACCGATTTAAACGCGCTTCTGAAAATTGAGGGTTCTGAAAAACCTCTCAGCGACATTAAGCCTGGACAACTCATCCGGTACAAATTAACAGCCAAGGGCCAGCTGGATATATTGCAACTGGAGAAGAAAGAGCAGTCAGTTATGTTTTTTCGCTTGTCTGATGGCGGTTTTGGCCGGAGTAAATAG
- a CDS encoding FKBP-type peptidyl-prolyl cis-trans isomerase, translating into MSDIKFETVAEKASYGIGLQMGQQLAGSGLEGLSVDAIAAGIATALTGSQPAIEIDEINNALQEIHNQAQEAQAAAAKAASAEGESFLKDNALRSEVTVLDSGLQYEVLSDGEGEIPTSDKSVRVHYHGELIDGTVFDSSVTRGQPAEFPVTGVIQGWVEALQLMKVGSKWKLYIPHELAYGERGAGAAIPPFSALVFEVELLDIL; encoded by the coding sequence ATGTCTGACATTAAGTTTGAAACAGTAGCTGAAAAAGCAAGTTATGGTATTGGCCTTCAAATGGGGCAACAACTTGCTGGTAGTGGTCTTGAGGGACTAAGTGTTGACGCAATTGCAGCAGGTATTGCAACTGCACTGACTGGTTCACAACCAGCAATAGAAATTGACGAAATTAATAATGCACTTCAGGAAATTCATAATCAGGCTCAGGAAGCTCAGGCAGCTGCTGCTAAAGCCGCAAGTGCAGAAGGTGAATCATTTTTAAAAGATAATGCACTTCGCTCTGAAGTAACTGTTTTAGACTCAGGTCTCCAATATGAAGTTTTATCTGATGGGGAAGGTGAAATCCCGACGTCAGACAAATCAGTCCGTGTCCATTACCATGGTGAACTAATTGATGGTACAGTCTTTGATAGTTCAGTAACTCGAGGCCAGCCAGCTGAATTCCCTGTGACTGGTGTAATTCAAGGTTGGGTTGAGGCACTACAATTAATGAAAGTTGGTTCAAAATGGAAATTATACATTCCGCATGAACTGGCTTATGGTGAGCGCGGTGCTGGTGCAGCTATTCCACCATTCTCAGCACTGGTATTTGAAGTTGAACTGCTTGATATCCTTTAA
- the rplQ gene encoding 50S ribosomal protein L17, producing the protein MRHRKSGRQLNRNSSHRKAMFSNMASSLVRHEVIKTTLPKAKELRRVVEPLITLAKTDSVANRRLAFARTRDNEVVAKLFNELGPRFASRQGGYTRILKCGFRAGDKAPMAYIELVDRPEAAE; encoded by the coding sequence ATGCGCCATCGTAAGAGTGGTCGTCAACTCAACCGCAACAGCAGTCATCGCAAAGCGATGTTTAGCAACATGGCTAGCTCTTTAGTTCGTCATGAAGTCATTAAAACGACTTTACCAAAAGCTAAAGAGCTACGTCGCGTAGTTGAGCCTTTGATTACATTAGCTAAGACTGACAGTGTTGCTAACCGTCGTCTGGCATTTGCACGTACTCGTGATAACGAAGTCGTTGCAAAACTATTTAACGAACTAGGTCCTCGTTTTGCGAGCCGTCAAGGCGGATATACTCGCATTCTGAAATGTGGTTTTCGTGCAGGTGACAAAGCGCCAATGGCATACATTGAGCTTGTCGATCGCCCTGAAGCTGCAGAATAA
- a CDS encoding DNA-directed RNA polymerase subunit alpha: MQGSVTEFLKPRLVDIEQVSTTHAKVTLEPLERGFGHTLGNALRRILLSSMPGCAVTEVEIEGVLHEYSTKEGVQEDILEILLNLKGLAVRVAEGKDEVFITLHKSGSGPVVAGDITHDGDVEIVNPEHVICHLTDDNAEVAMRIKVERGRGYVPASARIHTEEDERPIGRLLVDATYSPVDKIAYAVEAARVEQRTDLDKLVIDMETNGTIEPEEAIRRAATVLAEQLDAFVDLRDVRVPEEKEEKPEFDPILLRPVDDLELTVRSANCLKAEAIHYIGDLVQRTEVELLKTPNLGKKSLTEIKDVLASRGLSLGMRLENWPPASIAED, from the coding sequence ATGCAGGGTTCTGTAACAGAATTTCTTAAGCCACGTCTTGTTGATATTGAACAGGTCAGCACGACACACGCAAAAGTAACTCTTGAGCCATTAGAGCGTGGCTTTGGCCACACTCTTGGTAATGCACTTCGCCGTATTCTTTTATCTTCTATGCCAGGTTGTGCTGTGACAGAAGTAGAGATTGAAGGCGTACTACACGAGTACAGCACAAAAGAGGGTGTTCAAGAGGATATTCTTGAGATTCTTCTCAATCTAAAAGGGTTGGCTGTTCGCGTTGCCGAAGGCAAAGATGAAGTGTTTATTACATTACATAAATCAGGCTCGGGCCCTGTTGTTGCAGGTGACATTACCCATGATGGTGATGTTGAGATCGTAAACCCAGAACACGTTATTTGTCATCTAACAGATGATAACGCTGAAGTCGCAATGCGTATTAAGGTCGAACGTGGTCGGGGTTATGTTCCGGCTTCTGCCCGTATTCATACTGAAGAAGATGAGCGTCCTATTGGTCGTTTGCTTGTAGACGCAACATATAGCCCGGTAGATAAGATTGCCTATGCTGTTGAAGCGGCTCGTGTAGAGCAGCGTACTGATTTAGACAAACTTGTCATTGATATGGAAACAAATGGCACGATTGAACCTGAGGAAGCGATCCGTCGCGCAGCAACAGTTCTTGCTGAGCAGCTGGATGCATTTGTAGATCTTCGTGATGTACGAGTTCCTGAGGAGAAAGAAGAGAAGCCAGAATTCGATCCGATCCTATTGCGTCCTGTAGACGATCTTGAACTAACAGTTCGCTCTGCTAACTGTCTGAAAGCAGAAGCGATTCACTACATCGGTGATCTTGTACAACGTACTGAAGTTGAGCTATTGAAAACGCCAAACTTGGGTAAAAAATCTCTTACAGAGATTAAAGATGTATTGGCTTCACGTGGTCTTTCTCTGGGCATGCGCCTGGAAAACTGGCCGCCAGCATCTATTGCTGAAGATTAA
- the rpsD gene encoding 30S ribosomal protein S4: MARYLGPKLKLSRREGTDLFLKSGIRAIDTKCKIDNAPGVHGARRGRLSDYGVQLREKQKVRRMYGVLEKQFRNYYKDAARLKGNTGENLLQLLEGRLDNVVYRMGFGATRAEARQLVSHKAILVNGKVVNIPSFNVTADDVVSIREKAKKQSRIKAALEVAEQREKPTWIEVDTSKMEGTFKRLPERSDLSADINEQLIVELYSK, from the coding sequence ATGGCAAGATATTTGGGTCCTAAGCTGAAGCTTAGTCGTCGCGAAGGTACAGACTTGTTCCTTAAGTCTGGTATTCGTGCGATTGATACCAAGTGTAAAATAGATAACGCACCAGGTGTACACGGCGCTCGTCGCGGTCGTCTATCTGATTATGGCGTTCAGCTTCGTGAGAAGCAAAAAGTACGTCGCATGTATGGCGTTCTTGAGAAACAATTCCGTAACTACTATAAAGATGCTGCCCGTCTTAAAGGGAATACAGGTGAAAACTTGCTTCAGCTTCTTGAAGGTCGTTTAGATAATGTTGTATACCGCATGGGATTTGGCGCAACTCGCGCTGAAGCTCGCCAACTGGTTAGTCATAAAGCTATTTTGGTTAACGGTAAGGTAGTCAACATTCCTTCTTTCAATGTTACGGCAGACGACGTTGTTTCAATTCGTGAGAAAGCTAAAAAGCAATCTCGCATTAAAGCAGCTCTGGAAGTTGCAGAACAACGCGAAAAACCAACTTGGATTGAAGTAGATACCAGCAAAATGGAAGGTACGTTCAAGCGTTTGCCAGAACGTTCAGATCTGTCAGCTGATATCAACGAACAATTGATCGTCGAGCTTTACTCTAAGTAA
- the rpsK gene encoding 30S ribosomal protein S11 encodes MAKQPTRARKRVRKQVADGVAHIHASFNNTIVTITDRQGNALAWATAGGSGFRGSRKSTPFAAQVAAERCAEMAKEYGLKNLEVMVKGPGPGRESTVRALNAAGFRITNIVDATPIPHNGCRPPKKRRV; translated from the coding sequence ATGGCAAAACAACCAACTCGCGCTCGTAAGCGCGTACGCAAGCAAGTTGCAGATGGCGTAGCGCACATCCATGCATCTTTTAATAATACAATCGTAACCATCACTGACCGTCAAGGTAATGCATTGGCTTGGGCTACTGCAGGCGGTTCTGGTTTCCGTGGTTCTCGTAAATCAACACCGTTTGCTGCACAAGTTGCTGCAGAGCGTTGTGCTGAAATGGCTAAAGAATATGGCCTGAAGAATCTGGAAGTTATGGTTAAGGGACCTGGTCCAGGTCGTGAATCTACAGTTCGCGCTCTGAACGCTGCTGGTTTCCGTATCACAAACATTGTTGATGCGACTCCAATCCCTCATAACGGTTGTCGTCCACCTAAGAAACGTCGTGTGTAA
- the rpsM gene encoding 30S ribosomal protein S13 — MARIAGINIPDHKHAVIALTAIYGVGKTRSKAILADVGIAESVKISELNEQQIDQLREGVAKYTVEGDLRREVSMNIKRLMDLGCYRGLRHRRSLPLRGQRTKTNARTRKGPRKPIKK, encoded by the coding sequence GTGGCCCGTATAGCAGGCATTAACATTCCTGATCATAAACACGCTGTAATTGCTTTAACTGCAATTTATGGTGTCGGTAAAACTCGCTCAAAAGCTATTTTGGCTGATGTGGGAATTGCTGAAAGTGTTAAGATCAGTGAACTAAATGAACAACAGATTGATCAACTGCGTGAAGGTGTAGCTAAGTACACTGTAGAGGGTGATCTTCGTCGTGAAGTTTCCATGAATATCAAGCGTCTGATGGACCTTGGTTGTTATCGTGGTCTTCGTCATCGTCGCAGTCTACCACTACGTGGACAGCGTACTAAAACCAATGCTCGCACCCGTAAGGGTCCGCGTAAGCCGATCAAAAAATAG
- the rpmJ gene encoding 50S ribosomal protein L36, producing MKVRASVKKICRNCKIIKRNGVVRVICSEPKHKQRQG from the coding sequence ATGAAAGTTCGTGCTTCCGTTAAAAAAATCTGCCGTAACTGTAAAATTATTAAGCGCAACGGTGTTGTTCGTGTAATTTGCAGTGAGCCTAAGCATAAACAGCGTCAAGGCTAA
- the secY gene encoding preprotein translocase subunit SecY: MAKKPGQDFRSAQSGLSELKSRLLFVLGALLVFRAGSFVPIPGIDAAVLAELFEQQKGTIVEMFNMFSGGALSRASILALGIMPYISASIVVQLLTVVHPALAELKKEGEAGRRKISQYTRYGTLVLATFQALGIATGLPNMVSNLVVIDQTIFTFIATVSLVTGTMFLMWLGEQITERGIGNGISLLIFAGIVAGLPKAIGQTIEQARQGELHVLLLLLIAVIAFAVIYFVVFMERGQRRIVVNYAKRQQGRKVFAGQSTHLPLKINMAGVIPAIFASSIILFPGTLAQWFGNSGDGSAFSWLTKVSLALSPGQPLYVILYAAAIIFFCFFYTALVFNPRETADNLKKSGAFVPGIRPGEQTAKYIDKVMTRLTLAGALYITFICLIPQFMMVAWNVRFYFGGTSLLIVVVVIMDFMAQVQTHMMSSQYDSVLKKANLKGYGR; this comes from the coding sequence ATGGCTAAGAAACCAGGACAAGATTTTCGTAGTGCTCAGAGCGGCTTGAGCGAGTTAAAGTCGCGCTTATTGTTTGTATTAGGTGCGCTTTTAGTGTTCCGAGCAGGCTCTTTTGTGCCGATCCCTGGTATTGACGCAGCTGTACTTGCCGAATTGTTCGAACAGCAAAAAGGCACCATTGTTGAAATGTTTAACATGTTCTCTGGTGGTGCTCTTTCGCGTGCATCTATATTAGCGCTGGGTATTATGCCGTATATTTCGGCATCAATTGTTGTCCAGTTGCTAACTGTAGTTCATCCTGCGTTAGCTGAACTCAAAAAAGAGGGTGAAGCGGGGCGTCGTAAGATTAGCCAATATACGCGCTATGGCACGCTTGTACTTGCAACATTCCAGGCTCTTGGTATTGCGACAGGCCTTCCAAATATGGTCTCTAATTTGGTCGTTATTGACCAAACCATATTTACGTTTATCGCAACAGTAAGTTTAGTAACCGGTACCATGTTTTTAATGTGGTTAGGTGAACAAATTACAGAGCGAGGAATTGGCAATGGTATATCATTGCTGATTTTTGCTGGGATTGTAGCAGGATTGCCTAAAGCAATCGGACAAACAATAGAGCAAGCGCGTCAAGGTGAACTACATGTACTTCTTTTATTGTTGATTGCGGTAATTGCTTTTGCTGTAATTTACTTTGTGGTCTTTATGGAGCGTGGTCAACGCCGAATTGTCGTTAACTATGCAAAACGCCAGCAAGGTCGGAAGGTATTTGCAGGACAAAGTACTCACTTGCCATTGAAAATTAATATGGCTGGTGTAATTCCCGCGATCTTTGCATCAAGTATTATTTTATTTCCAGGTACATTGGCACAATGGTTTGGAAATAGCGGAGATGGTTCAGCATTCAGCTGGTTAACCAAAGTTTCTTTGGCTTTAAGCCCAGGACAGCCGCTTTACGTTATACTTTATGCTGCAGCAATTATATTTTTCTGTTTCTTCTACACGGCGTTAGTATTTAACCCGCGTGAGACAGCGGATAATTTGAAGAAGTCAGGTGCGTTCGTTCCCGGAATCCGCCCTGGTGAACAGACAGCAAAATATATTGATAAAGTGATGACACGTTTAACTCTTGCAGGTGCGTTGTATATTACTTTTATCTGTCTGATTCCACAGTTCATGATGGTCGCTTGGAATGTTCGTTTCTATTTCGGCGGTACATCACTACTGATTGTAGTTGTCGTTATCATGGACTTTATGGCACAGGTACAGACTCATATGATGTCTAGTCAATATGATTCTGTGTTGAAGAAAGCAAATCTGAAGGGCTACGGCCGTTAA
- the rplO gene encoding 50S ribosomal protein L15, which yields MRLNTLSPAAGSKPSKKRLGRGIGSGLGKTGGRGHKGQKSRSGGKVRAGFEGGQMPLKQRLPKFGFTSRKSLVSAEVRLSELAKVNSDVVDLNSLKASNVITKKIEHVKIVLSGEISKAVTVKGLRVTKGAKAAIEAAGGKVEE from the coding sequence ATGCGTTTGAATACTCTATCACCGGCTGCGGGTTCAAAACCTTCTAAGAAGCGTTTAGGTCGTGGTATCGGTTCTGGCCTTGGAAAAACTGGTGGTCGTGGCCACAAAGGTCAAAAGTCGCGTTCAGGCGGTAAAGTTCGTGCTGGTTTCGAAGGCGGTCAAATGCCATTGAAACAGCGTTTACCAAAATTTGGCTTTACCTCTCGAAAAAGTTTGGTATCTGCTGAAGTTCGCTTAAGTGAATTAGCTAAAGTTAATAGCGATGTTGTAGACTTAAACAGTTTAAAAGCTTCGAATGTTATTACCAAGAAAATTGAACATGTAAAAATTGTTCTTTCTGGTGAAATATCTAAAGCTGTTACTGTTAAAGGTCTACGTGTAACTAAAGGCGCTAAAGCTGCTATCGAAGCTGCAGGCGGTAAAGTCGAGGAATAA
- the rpmD gene encoding 50S ribosomal protein L30 codes for MATIKVTQTKSSIGRLPKHKACLKGLGLRKINHTVELEDTPCIRGMINKVYYMVKVEE; via the coding sequence ATGGCAACTATTAAAGTAACTCAAACTAAAAGCTCAATTGGTCGCCTGCCAAAGCACAAAGCGTGTCTTAAGGGGCTGGGCCTTCGTAAAATCAACCACACAGTAGAACTTGAAGATACACCGTGTATTCGCGGCATGATCAACAAGGTTTACTACATGGTTAAAGTTGAGGAGTAA
- the rpsE gene encoding 30S ribosomal protein S5, with the protein MAKEQQQASDLQEKLIAVNRVSKTVKGGRIMSFTALTVVGDGNGRVGFGYGKAREVPAAIQKAMEKARRNMTTIALNEGTLFHPVKGRHSGSKVYMQPAAEGTGVIAGGAMRAVLEVAGVHNVLSKAYGSTNPINIVRATIDALGSMKSPEMVAAKRGLTVESISE; encoded by the coding sequence ATGGCTAAAGAACAACAACAAGCTAGTGATTTGCAAGAAAAGCTAATCGCTGTTAACCGTGTGTCAAAGACGGTTAAAGGTGGTCGAATCATGAGCTTCACTGCACTAACAGTCGTTGGTGACGGTAATGGTCGTGTAGGTTTCGGTTACGGTAAAGCCCGTGAAGTGCCTGCTGCGATTCAGAAAGCAATGGAAAAAGCGCGTCGTAATATGACGACTATCGCGCTAAACGAAGGCACTCTTTTCCACCCGGTTAAAGGTCGCCACTCGGGCTCTAAAGTTTACATGCAGCCAGCTGCAGAAGGTACTGGTGTTATCGCAGGTGGTGCGATGCGTGCAGTTCTTGAAGTTGCAGGTGTTCACAACGTACTGTCTAAAGCATATGGTTCTACGAACCCAATCAATATCGTTCGTGCAACGATTGATGCGTTAGGCAGCATGAAGTCACCAGAAATGGTTGCAGCTAAACGTGGTCTAACTGTTGAATCTATTTCGGAGTAA